The DNA sequence CATGGGCTTACACCTCTACACTTAGCTGCTATGAGCCTTAATGCTGAGGTAATAAAATATTTCATGAAAGATAATTATCCCTATGCTGAGAAAACGTTGAATATTTTATCTAAATCTGGAAGAACACCATTACACTACCTTGTAATGAATGATAATGATTTTGAAAGAATTGTAGATGAGGATTTTAAACAAGATCGCTTCTTGAAAAGCATAGTTTTAGAAAAGCGTAAGCAGAATGAGCATTTCAGAGAGAAAGCTATCAATGCCTTATTCTGCTTAACAATGAATGACACAAAGAAAGTTATAAGTGAGAAAATAGATTTTGATATAAAAGATAATGCAGGAAAAACAGCCCTAGATTATTCTCTTGAACATAGCGATACAAGTATCTTGAGGTTATTTTTAGATGTTTTTTATGAAATAAAGAAGGACAGAAAAAGAAAATATGATAAATTTGAGATAGATTATCAAGAGAAACAGGAAATGGTTTCACGCATCACTAACGTGCTTACACCAATAGCAAGTATTACTATTTCGTCTTGCGTTCTATTCGATCAGTCAGAATCTGAAGTGAAAAAATTTTTTACTTATATTTCTATTGCCTGTTCTTTAATATCACTTGTACTTTTCTTGTCTAATTTAGTAATTAGTCGTCGAAAAGAACCACTTAAGAATGACATAAAAAACTATACTGAAAAAATAGACGGAATTGAAGAGATAACAGGAAAATCAGCCGAGACAAAAGTAGAAGTCCATGATTTGGAAGGATACAGTACAATAAGGAATGCAGAAGACATTTCAGAATTGAAAAGTACGCTTAATAATTTTATGAATGCAGTTGACTTAAAGAATAGAGACAAACCCAATATGCCTTCTCAAAAAATGAGCAGGCATGATAGCGTAGCACAATGTTCAGATAAGTCTTTAGCGAGCAGAAGAAATTCATCTTTTCTGAATGATGTAACAAAAAAAGTTTGGTCAGTATGTAAGACGCAACAGTAGAGTACAAGATACAATGGACAGATGTGATAGTGCGTCATGTTTAATTACTATAGAAGAACATTCAAAAAGTAAACAAGAAGCTTCGCAAAGCAAATTAAAGGCTGTGATAAACAAGCTAAGAGCAGCTAATGTTTTTAGGAAGAAGGAAAATGTGGTTGATACATCAAGCTTATCAGAAAGTGCTGCAAAAAGGGATGAAGAAGAGTATGGGTTAATAAAGCGGTTTGCTGATACCCATGAGTACTCAATATTTTCGATTCCTCCAAATTGCTCAACCTCAGGAGAAGAGTTTGGTACCACTGATAGAGCAGCGCGTCGTGTGAGTTATGGTAGTGTAAATAAGCTACCTCCTGTGAGCGAGGATGGAGCTAGTAAATTTCCGTCTGCAACACTTTCTAGCCCTGGGGCGGTTACCATTAAAGAAGCAGACTTTTTTGAAGTGGAATATAGGCCAAGGGTGCAATCAAATCCGTCTTATATGACGAAAAAAAAGTTCGTAGGTAAATTACCAAAATCTAAGACATCTTTTGATTGTATAGGAAAGGGAAGGGACTCAGTATTTTCAACTTTTTCTAATCCAAATTGCTCAACCTCTATAAGAGAAGAGTTTAGTACTGCTGGTACAGGTAATAGAACAGTTCATCGTATGAGTTATGTTAGTGCAAATAAGCTATTTTCTGTGAGCGAGGAAGAAGTTCCACGCACAACGCTTTCTAGTTCTGTAGCGGAGGTTGCTATTAAGGAAGCAGACCGTTTTCAAGAGGAATATGGTAGATCAAGAACGTATTCAAGTCCAGCTTCTATGAGCAGAAGAGAAACTGCACGTAGAGTATTGAAATCTAGAATATCTTCTGATTATAGACTTTGACCAAGATCGGAGGAATAGCAGACATTCTAGTGAATCATTGCTAGGTAGTAGATAAAGAAATAATTGGCAAGGCTATCATCGTATAGTAAAAATGAATTTGATAGTCTTGCTAAACTTCCATAAGAAAGTTTATATTTGCATATGTTAATATTTTATTATATTAATGATAGGGTAAGGCAATAGCTATTAATACTTTCGAAATAAAAATTATATATGGTGCATACAGTTAAGTTAAAAGGAAGATTGTGGAAATCGCTCCATCAATAAAAAAGGAATTAAAACAAAGTATACTATATACTTGTCTAGAGAAGTGCAAGAGTGCGTTTTGGTTCATTTTCTGGTTTAGCTCAGGGATTAATGCGTTAATGTTATTTTTGCCACTTTACACCTCTCAGGTACTTGATCGAGTGATATCGAGCGAGAGTGTATCAACACTAGTTATGCTAACGATTATTACTTTATCTGCGTTTGCATGCTCTGCAATGCTTGAAACTTGTCGATATTTAGCCATGGCAAAAATTGGCGACTGGATTGATAAAACCGCGACACCAGATTTGATAGTAAGGTCAATCAGATTAACATCAGTGCAAAGCTCAACTTCCAGTGGTGAAGCAATACGTGACCTTGGGGTAATAAAAAATTTCATTACAGGAAATGGTATATTTTCACTGTTTGATACTCCATGGTCGTTAATTTACCTTGTTGTCATCTTTATGATACATACCTCTACAGGATTTATAGCTATTGCAGGAATCATTATACTAGTTTCAATGGCAATATGGAATGAACTTGCTACTAAGCGTATATTGAGAGAAACCAATGAAGAAACTATACGCAATATTAATGCTATAGATGTTGCAACAAGAAATGCAGAGGTGGTTGAGGCTATGGGTATGTCAGAATTTATAGTTTCTGATTGGTGTAAACGAAATGATCAAAATCGTGCAATGCAAATTACAGCACAGAATCGTTCTAATGTAATTACTGGGATTACTAAGTTTTTACGCTCAACTCTCCAAATTTCAGTAATTGGAACAGGTGCATTACTTGCAATCACAGCTCACAAAACTGCCGGTAGCATTATTGCTGCCTCGATTTTAATGGGTAGAGTATTGGCTCCATTTGATGCAGCAGTTCACACTTGGAAATTTTTAAATCAAGCCAGAATGTCATATGAGAGGCTGCAAAGACTTATACTAACATCACCAAAAAGAGAACAAACTATGTCTCTACCAGAGCCTGAAGGGAAGTTGGAATTTGATAGGGTATTTTTTACTCCTTATGGGAGTAATAAGCCAACAGTAAAAGGAATATCATTTGTAATAGAACCAGGGGATGTAGTTGGTGTTATTGGTGCGAGTGCTTCTGGTAAGTCGACCATTGCAAAACTAACCGTTGGTGTGTGGAAACCCATATCAGGTGTAGTCAGACTAGATGGCGCTGATGTATATACTTGGAATCGAGAGAACTTTGGTAATTATGTTGGTTACTTACCTCAAGATATTGAGTTATTTAACACGAGCGTTAAAGCTAATATTGCTCGCATGAGACCAGATCCAAATCCTGAAGAAATAATCAAAGCAGCAAAAACTGCAGGAATACATGAATTAATACTAAGCCTGCCAAATGGATATGATACAACAATAGGAGGACCTGGAGGAGTAACGCTCTCTGGTGGCCAAAAACAGCTTCTTGGACTTGCCAGAGCTTTTTATGGTAATACTAAGCTTTTAGTGCTTGATGAGCCGAATGCTAACTTAGATAGTAATGGAGAGGCGCGTTTGATTAATGCAATCAATGTTGCAAGAGAACAAAATACTACCACTGTTATCATCACTCATAAGCTACCGTTACTATCCGTGGTTGATAAAGTGATTATCATGTCAGATGGTGTTATTTACGCTATGGGACCAAAAGATGAGATCTTGAGCAGATTAGTTGCTCCATCACCAGATACCACAGAAGATAAACGTTCTTCAGCTAGTGGTTAAAAAGAGGGAAGTATTTGATACTTCCCTTTACCTTATAATGTACTATATGTACAGTTTATGACAGTGTTGTCCCAGTGTACTGATACTATATTCGATTTTCTTAAGCAATTGTTATGCAAAAAATCCAATAACGATTAACCGCGGAATCTATTCACTAATTCCTTCACATTGACCTTAGACATTTCTGATGTAGGCTCTTGTTTATATGAAATATCAGATTTGCGGAACCTATTTGCTAATTCCCTCACATTGACCTTAGACATTTCTGATGTAGGCTCTTGTTTATATGAAATATCAGATTTGCGGAACCTATTTGCTAATTCCCTCACATTGACCTTAGACATTTTTGATGTAGGCTCTTGTTTATATGAATCATCAAGTCTGATATCTTTTTTATCATTACCTTTGGTAATAGAACACACTACAGTATCAGCCTTCGTATGCTTAACATTTAGATCTTGTTGAAATCCATGCTTTCTCTCCATCTTTGCTTCAAGCTCATTGCCATCGCGTGTTACCATGCACTTTTCTGCGATTGAGTAAGCAGAAGTTATGTTGCCGTGCATTTCAGCATTATTGTGCAACAACGGATATCTTGGACTAAAACGCTTTTTACCTTGATAGATTGGATTCCAATCAAGAGGATTGTAAGCTTTTGTGCTAACCTCAACCTTTTGATCGTCTTGCTGCTTAGGAGAAAAACCAAGATTTTCTCTTTCTGCTTTGCTTGATGTTTTAAGGAATTTTACAGTCTCTAGTTCATCTGTAGTTGTTGCTTGACTTTTTTCTGGTGTTAGACATGGAGTAGAATCATTTATTCCTCCAAAGAACATATCGTCAACAGTTGCTTGTACTGGAGGACTTTTCTTATCCTGTTCGAATGTGTCATCAACATTTTTGTACACTGGCTCGTAGTATACTGGCATAGTTTCCATCAGTGTCTTAAAAGGGTTTGACTCTTTTGCTTCTCTTTCCTTTTGCATCATGTATTCAGAAAGAGTAGGCCGATGTTCAGCTGGAGTAATATGGTACTCTGAAGTAACTTTCTTCTTCGCAATGCTAAGCTCTGGAGCAACAAAATTAGCCTTCTTTCTTGCATTCAATTCATTTAATCCGCTTCCAACATTATTTTTTCTTGTTGTGGTATGAATAACACCTGGAACTTTCAAAATAGTTGTTGATGCTTCGCTTCTTTGCGGCGTTAGACATGGAGTGGAGTTACTTACTTCCCAGGATATATCATCAACTGTTGTTTGTACTGGAGAACTTTTCTTATCCTGCTCGGATGTGTCAAAAAGCACTGGTATAGTTTTCCTCATTGTCTTTAAAATGTCAGCCAAACTAGGCTTCTTTGCATTAGATATACTGCGTTGTTGTCTTTCTTGATTAGTCATATTTTTACCTCTAAACCTATTAACTAATAAAAGTATAAATCAAGAGATATTAATTTTATTATAATAATAATGCTAACAAGGCTAAAGAAGCATTACCGTAGGGTTTTCTATATAGTGTTTAAAGGCATTTAAAAATTTTGCTCCGAGTGCTCCATCAACTGCTCTATGATCAACAGAGAGAGTAACTGTCATTATTTCTGCTATCTCTATTTTTTCACCTATGACAACCGGCTGTTTTTTAGATGCGCCAACAGCCATAATGCAAGACTGTGGCGGATTGATTATAGCGCTAAAAGTTTTTATACCAAACATACCTAAGTTGGAAATAGTAAACCCTCCTCCTTGAAATTCTTCAGGCTTTAATTTTCCAGATCTTGCCCTACTTACTAAATCTTTCACTTCTTTTGATATAGATAAAATACCTTTTTTATCAGCATTTTTCACTATAGGAGTAATCAATCCACCCTCAAGCGCTACAGCAATTGAGATATCTATATTTGAGTATTTTACTATCTTATTATCTATCCATGACGAGTTTATATCAGGAATTTTTTTCATGCTGAAAGCCACAGCTTTTATAATTAGGTCATTAATTGTTACTTTATTGTTTTCATTCGCTGAATTAACTTCATTTTTGAGCGATACTAGCTTATCGACGTAGCAGTCTATAGTTAAATAAAAGTGTGGAATATTTTGCTTAGATTCAACTAGGCGCTGCGCTATCACCTGGCGCATGCTGCTTACTTCAATTATTGTATTTTCCTCATATCTCTCATAATTTTTAGTTTGATCTAGACATTCTAATATATCAGCCTTGATAATACGACCATATGGACCTGTACCCTTTAATCGCTTTATATCAACATTTTCATTTTGAGCTATTTTCTTAGCTAAAGGGCTTATTTTTGTTCTACCTTCAGCATAACCTTCTGTCATCCCAGTGCTTGACACTGGGATCCATACTTCTTGATTCCTAGATTCCAGCGTCACGCGCTGGAATGACACCGGAGAGTGCCCCGTTGGCTTTTCGTTTAAATCTTGGTGTTTTGATTTTTGATTATCAACAGCACTTTCTATCACTTTTTTTATTTCCTTTTCAACCACATTATTGGTGGAAGTTGAGGTATAGTTGTTAAGTGCACTTTCATCTTCTCCTTCTTCTAACATTAGAGCTATCGGTTGATTTACAGGCACGCCACTTGCTCCTTCTGACACTAAAATTTTTGCTAAAATTCCTTCATCGATAGACTCAAACTCCATTATGGCTTTATCAGTTTCGATTTCGGCGATAACATCACCTACTTCAACTTTATCTTGTTCTTTTTTACACCACTTTACAATTTTTCCTCCAATTTTACTCATTGTAGGGGAAAGAGCAGGCATCAATATTTCTATAGGCATTTATTATATATTAAAAGATCTATTCAATTTTTAATTTACTCTTTATCCTATGTCAATCTAATCGTAATTTGTAGTGAATAAGTTTGTCATACTGATGTTTTTATTATTTAGTTCTAGTTTGCTTGCTAGCGACTTTATTTCAATAAAATCAAATAAAGTCAATATGAGAACAGGACCAGGGTTTCAATATCCTGTAAAATGGATATACACTTGCAAAAACCTGCCCCTCAAAGCTATAGAAGAGTTTGAAAATTGGAAATTTGTGATATAAATGAAGACTGTGGATAGATAAAAAGTAATTTACTCAGCAGCAAGCGTTATGCGACGATAAAAAAAGATACTTATGGATATCAAAAACAGAGTACGGATAGCAAGATCACTATGAAAATGGATAAGTCTGTTCTAAGAACCTGTACATGATCTCAAAGAAGGGATAAAGTAGGAGATAATGTATATAAATTAGATATATGAGAAGTGTATACCCAAGTGACATAAGTCGTGAAAAATTCAAGATAATTTTACCAGATCTAGAATCTTGTAGAAAAAAAACAAAGCCAAGAAGACTTATGATGTATTTTGTGGAGTGCTGTACGTCCTAAAAAGCTGTTGCCAGTGGAGAATGTTCCCACAAGAGTTTCCAAAATGGAGAAGTTGTTACGACTACTTTAAAAAATGGAGCGAAAAACTAAGCGAAGATAAAGAAAGTATTTTGGAGAGTGTTTTAAAAAAAATTAGTTAGAAAGGTCCGTATCAACAATGGTAGGAAACAGTTTCTGTATAATTGATGCTCAAAGTGTTAAAAACGCAGATACTGCTGAAAGAAAGGGCTATGATGCAGGCAAAAAAATTTCAGGTATAAAGCGCAGTTGATACACAAGGTCTTCCACACGTAATTCATATAACAACGGCAGAAGCAGCTGATCGTAGCAATGCTGTAAAAATGGTTAAAAATGCTAAAGCAAAACTCTCTGAAGTCAAAAATATACTCGCTGATGCTGGCTATACAGGAGAAAATTTTGCAACACAAATAAAAGCAACTATTGGTGCAACTGTTGAGGTGAAGCGAATTACATACCTTTGCTGTATTGCCAAAAAGATGGGTTGTAGAGAGGTCTTTTGCTTGGTTGGAAAAATGTAGACGGTTATGGAAAAATTGCGAGCGTAAACTCAACACCAGCTTACAAATTGGCTTTCACTTCTTTGCTCCTCAAAAGATTATGAACAGGTTCTTAGGAAATCTAAGTATGATAATACTAAAAAAAGAAATGTACTCTATTAAACGTTCTATTGTTAACCTAGTATCCAGAACAAAAAAATATCAAAGTCGTCACATTATATCACGAACCTTTTCCAAGACTTTCTTCATATTTTCGCTTGAAAGTAGGATTAAGCCAAGCCTAGATAAGTATCCACCTTCAGTGCTGATAGAGTCTACAACTTCTTTAATGAATTCTCTTAACCCATCAACAGTATATAAGTGTTCTTTCTTTATATAAAGATATAAAGGCCTTGCTAACATATATTCCCCCGATGATATATTTTTATAAGTTGGCTCAATTCCTGCGATTGTACTTCCTTGAATTTCATCTTGGTTTTTCGCTAGAAAGCTGAAGCTAAATATTCCTAAAGCGTTTTTATTGCTCTTCAATTTTTGTATTATTATGTTTTCATTAATTCCAACTTCTATATACCTTCCATCATCCCTGATATTACTACATGCTTTCTTTCTTTTTTCCTGATCTTTATAATTCTCTTTGAAAATCCTTGAGTTCATACATGAATATTGATCAAGCATAATAAAATTAACCAAAGTTTCATGTGTGCCTGTATTTTGATGTGGACCATAGATTTTAATTTCTGTTTTTGGTAGGGCTTGATTTACATCAGACCAAAATTTTTTATTATTTTTTACTAATCTGCCATTTTCTTGAGAATATGCAGATAAAGTTTCAAATAGGTCATTTTTCGTAAAATCAAATCTATGGCTTTGATTTGAATTTGCAATGACAACTCCATCATAGCCAATGATGATCTCTATTACTTCATTAACTTTATTTCTTTTGCATAGTTCTCTCTCTACTTCCTTGATAGGACGAGATGAAGTGGTGATATCTGGTGTGTCTTCCCCTATCCCTAAGCAAAACATTTTGAACCCTGATCCACTTCCTATTGATTCCACAACTGGAGTTTTAAAGGGAAATACACGACTGAATTCTTCAGCTATAAATGAGATAAACGGAAAAACAGTTGAAGATCCAACAATTCTGATGTACTTTCGGGCATCGGTATTTGATAGCGGCATGAGTAATACAAGTGCAAAAATAAGGAAAAAGCGTTTCAGCATCGTTTCTGCTTAAGAGTGTAAACTTAATTATTGTAATAAAAAATCAAACTGAAAAGCTTTTTTTCTAGATTTCAGCAGGTATAGCAATCACAATTTATTATCAAGCAGCCAGGAAAAATACTCCACAAAAAATAAAACTAGGTTACACCATAGCTACGTTGCAGTATCTCCTAACAAATAATTGAGTTGTTAAGTGCAAAAGTAGTCAATCTAATGTTAAAATACAACGTTTTTGGGAGTGTTAAATAAACCATAGGCGTCAAGTTAAGGAAAAGTGGAATAAGAAAGATATCAACTATGTTTAAAATTTTTTATTTGTGTAATTTTGCAACTTCATATGGGCAATAAAACCCCATTTTGTCGTATAAGAATAGAATTTTATATCAAACAGCTACTACCTTGCTTAAGCCAATGAATATGTGCGTTTAGTGTGTGTGTGGACGCACATATTCATTAACTAATTTTAATTATTGCCATGTAAATTTCTAAACATGCAAATTAATTGCTTCTTTAAGTCTGGCATTGGCGATGACTATAATTTTACGCATAAGTGCAGTGAGTGCTACCATCTTTCTTTTACCACTATCAATAAGCTTACAATAAAAAGCAGCAAGTTCTGACTTGGAGTTTCTAGCAGCCATAGCAGCTGTGAAAAGCTTTGAACGAACGTTACTTCTTCCACCTATAATCCTTCGGTAACCAATAGCTTTACCACTTTCCTTAGGATGAGGTGCAACACCTGCAAGGCTTGCAACTTGCCTTTTGTTTAAGGAACCAAGTTCCGGTATAAGGCACAATAAACATTGAGAGGTTTTTCTACCTATTCCAGGAACTGTTTCAAGAATCTTCTGGTATCGGTTCAGTTCAGGGTTTTCATTGACTATTTTTTGTATAGCTTGATCAAGCTTTTCTACCTGATTATTGAGGAATTCAATAGTTTGTTGACAACTTTCCTTAATGTAATCATTTCCAGGAGTTTTAAGCCTATTTTTTTCTTGAACAAGCATTTTTGTAATATCATCACGACGCTGACAAAGTGTAAATAAGGTGGTTTGTTCTTTTGAGATAGGTGTAAATAGCTGCAGACGTCCACAACGCTCAACACCATATTGGGCAAGCGCTTTTGCATCCAGATTGTCAGTCTTTGCCAAAGTTCCATGAGATAGAATGAAGTTTTTAACTTGACGAGTATTAGCACGATGCACAGCAATGTTTCTGTCAATAAGAAAATACAATAAGCCAAGCTCATAGCCTCCTGTAGCTTCTAAAATTATCATGGAATTGGGTAAGATATTTGAAAATTTTTGGTAAAATTGTTTCCAGCCAGAACAACTATTGTCAAACTTGATAACACTTTTTTGTTCATTCACTGCAATGACAAATTCAAGTTTTCCGATATCAATGCCAATAAAATTTTGATAAGATATAACCATAAAGAACCTCGAGAGTTTAAGTTAAAATTTAAGATTGTAAACAGGTGCATATGTATGTCCCAAACAACTATTCAAACGTCTCGAAGGATAGGCTTGAGTACCTTGATATCTACGTATGTGTAATACTACCGTCTTACGGTCGCTCAAGCCTTTGATAACTATATTTTTTTATAGAGCTACCTTCCTTCTTGCTTCTTTTATATCATATTTCCAACTTACAACCGTCTTGCTAGTCAACAAAAAAATTACTCAAGCTGTATCATAAAATCAAAAAATACTTCTGATTGTGTAACAGTACACAGATTACAGTTAGTGAATATGT is a window from the Wolbachia endosymbiont of Armadillidium arcangelii genome containing:
- a CDS encoding type I secretion system permease/ATPase produces the protein MEIAPSIKKELKQSILYTCLEKCKSAFWFIFWFSSGINALMLFLPLYTSQVLDRVISSESVSTLVMLTIITLSAFACSAMLETCRYLAMAKIGDWIDKTATPDLIVRSIRLTSVQSSTSSGEAIRDLGVIKNFITGNGIFSLFDTPWSLIYLVVIFMIHTSTGFIAIAGIIILVSMAIWNELATKRILRETNEETIRNINAIDVATRNAEVVEAMGMSEFIVSDWCKRNDQNRAMQITAQNRSNVITGITKFLRSTLQISVIGTGALLAITAHKTAGSIIAASILMGRVLAPFDAAVHTWKFLNQARMSYERLQRLILTSPKREQTMSLPEPEGKLEFDRVFFTPYGSNKPTVKGISFVIEPGDVVGVIGASASGKSTIAKLTVGVWKPISGVVRLDGADVYTWNRENFGNYVGYLPQDIELFNTSVKANIARMRPDPNPEEIIKAAKTAGIHELILSLPNGYDTTIGGPGGVTLSGGQKQLLGLARAFYGNTKLLVLDEPNANLDSNGEARLINAINVAREQNTTTVIITHKLPLLSVVDKVIIMSDGVIYAMGPKDEILSRLVAPSPDTTEDKRSSASG
- a CDS encoding pyruvate dehydrogenase complex dihydrolipoamide acetyltransferase, translated to MPIEILMPALSPTMSKIGGKIVKWCKKEQDKVEVGDVIAEIETDKAIMEFESIDEGILAKILVSEGASGVPVNQPIALMLEEGEDESALNNYTSTSTNNVVEKEIKKVIESAVDNQKSKHQDLNEKPTGHSPVSFQRVTLESRNQEVWIPVSSTGMTEGYAEGRTKISPLAKKIAQNENVDIKRLKGTGPYGRIIKADILECLDQTKNYERYEENTIIEVSSMRQVIAQRLVESKQNIPHFYLTIDCYVDKLVSLKNEVNSANENNKVTINDLIIKAVAFSMKKIPDINSSWIDNKIVKYSNIDISIAVALEGGLITPIVKNADKKGILSISKEVKDLVSRARSGKLKPEEFQGGGFTISNLGMFGIKTFSAIINPPQSCIMAVGASKKQPVVIGEKIEIAEIMTVTLSVDHRAVDGALGAKFLNAFKHYIENPTVMLL
- a CDS encoding substrate-binding domain-containing protein; this translates as MLKRFFLIFALVLLMPLSNTDARKYIRIVGSSTVFPFISFIAEEFSRVFPFKTPVVESIGSGSGFKMFCLGIGEDTPDITTSSRPIKEVERELCKRNKVNEVIEIIIGYDGVVIANSNQSHRFDFTKNDLFETLSAYSQENGRLVKNNKKFWSDVNQALPKTEIKIYGPHQNTGTHETLVNFIMLDQYSCMNSRIFKENYKDQEKRKKACSNIRDDGRYIEVGINENIIIQKLKSNKNALGIFSFSFLAKNQDEIQGSTIAGIEPTYKNISSGEYMLARPLYLYIKKEHLYTVDGLREFIKEVVDSISTEGGYLSRLGLILLSSENMKKVLEKVRDIM
- a CDS encoding IS110 family transposase, with the translated sequence MVISYQNFIGIDIGKLEFVIAVNEQKSVIKFDNSCSGWKQFYQKFSNILPNSMIILEATGGYELGLLYFLIDRNIAVHRANTRQVKNFILSHGTLAKTDNLDAKALAQYGVERCGRLQLFTPISKEQTTLFTLCQRRDDITKMLVQEKNRLKTPGNDYIKESCQQTIEFLNNQVEKLDQAIQKIVNENPELNRYQKILETVPGIGRKTSQCLLCLIPELGSLNKRQVASLAGVAPHPKESGKAIGYRRIIGGRSNVRSKLFTAAMAARNSKSELAAFYCKLIDSGKRKMVALTALMRKIIVIANARLKEAINLHV